From one Candidatus Binatia bacterium genomic stretch:
- the egtB gene encoding ergothioneine biosynthesis protein EgtB has translation MSGPLQSAHRVGRVAASQADLVREAFARSVIRGLGDRPRWLSCRYLYDHRGSEIFEHITEQREYYPTRTEAGILAREAQRIRAVCGATTLVELGAGSATKTRHLLDAWTAGPHPRPVARYVPIDISRTMLAATCEALRAEFPALAVTPLAGSYEQALPRLRRFSPVTLLFLGSSIGNLNPDELGEFFTMLTANLADRDQLLLGIDLVKDTRVLEAAYNDADGWSAAFTLNLFSRMNRELGTEVDVASLEHVARWNEEKSRIDIFARALRPVVVTLPRWKRQFRIEAGEEVLVEISRKFRTEQMIADAMRHGFGHVETFTDPDCLFALLLLRYRAHADRPARLRERLRTELQEQRERTLEIVAPLTPAGLTSQHSPILSPVVWDLGHIASYEQEWVYRTASRRGTADVPAYDAGIYDPIRHPRRVRGSLALSSGAQCLSDLEAARDATLALLDSAPLTSEDPLLRDGYVFSMIAQHEAQHGETILQGIQLTNFPQYEPSRRIETQPPACAAGSGEEVLIAAGPFTMGSDDRSAAYDNERPCHIVDLPSFWIDAHPVTNEVFARFVEDGGYRRREMWTTEGWQWLRESGANHPAGWRREGDGNWSELAFGRRAPLVADRPVVHVCWYEAVACARWLGRRLPSEAEWEKAAAWDLERGVARLYPWGDSEPSPHRANLDQRTFAPAAVGAYPQGRSYYGCGQMLGDVWEWTASDFLPYPGFRAFPYPEYSQVHFGSAHKVLRGGSWATASIAIRNTFRNWDLPQRRQIFAGFRCAHD, from the coding sequence ATGTCGGGGCCGTTGCAGAGCGCCCACCGTGTCGGCCGCGTCGCCGCCTCGCAGGCGGATCTGGTGCGCGAAGCGTTCGCCAGATCGGTAATCCGCGGCCTCGGCGATCGTCCACGCTGGCTGAGCTGCCGCTACCTTTACGATCACCGCGGCAGCGAGATCTTCGAGCACATCACCGAGCAGCGCGAGTACTACCCCACTCGCACCGAAGCGGGGATCCTCGCACGCGAGGCGCAGCGCATCCGCGCGGTGTGCGGCGCAACGACGCTCGTCGAGCTCGGTGCCGGCAGCGCCACCAAGACGCGTCATCTGCTCGATGCCTGGACCGCCGGGCCGCATCCGCGGCCGGTGGCCCGCTACGTGCCGATCGACATCAGCCGCACGATGCTGGCCGCGACCTGCGAGGCGCTTCGAGCAGAATTTCCGGCCCTGGCCGTCACGCCGCTTGCCGGCTCCTACGAGCAGGCGCTTCCGCGGCTTCGCCGCTTCTCTCCGGTGACGCTGCTCTTTCTCGGCAGCAGCATCGGCAATCTGAATCCCGATGAGCTCGGCGAATTTTTCACGATGCTCACGGCCAACCTCGCCGACCGCGACCAGCTGCTTCTCGGAATCGACCTCGTCAAGGACACCCGCGTCCTCGAGGCGGCCTACAACGACGCCGACGGATGGAGCGCAGCGTTCACGCTCAACCTGTTCTCGCGCATGAACCGGGAGCTCGGCACCGAAGTCGACGTTGCATCGCTCGAGCACGTCGCGCGCTGGAACGAGGAAAAATCGCGCATCGACATTTTCGCGCGCGCGCTGCGGCCGGTCGTCGTCACGTTGCCCCGATGGAAAAGGCAGTTCCGCATCGAGGCCGGCGAGGAAGTGCTCGTCGAGATCAGCCGCAAGTTCCGTACCGAGCAGATGATCGCCGATGCGATGCGACACGGGTTCGGGCACGTCGAAACTTTCACCGACCCCGACTGCCTGTTTGCGCTGCTGCTGCTGCGCTACCGTGCCCATGCGGACCGGCCGGCGCGCCTTCGCGAGCGACTGCGGACAGAGCTGCAGGAACAACGCGAACGGACTCTCGAGATCGTCGCGCCTCTGACGCCGGCCGGCCTTACGTCGCAGCATTCGCCGATCCTGAGCCCCGTCGTCTGGGACCTCGGCCACATCGCGAGCTACGAGCAGGAATGGGTGTACCGGACGGCGTCGCGCCGCGGTACCGCCGACGTGCCGGCGTACGACGCCGGCATCTACGATCCGATCCGACATCCTCGCCGTGTTCGCGGCTCGCTGGCGCTTTCGAGTGGCGCACAATGCCTGTCCGACCTCGAGGCTGCACGCGACGCGACGCTGGCACTGCTCGATTCGGCGCCGCTGACTTCCGAAGACCCGTTGCTGCGCGACGGCTACGTTTTTTCGATGATCGCCCAGCACGAGGCGCAGCATGGCGAGACGATCCTGCAGGGGATCCAGCTGACGAATTTCCCTCAGTACGAGCCGTCGCGGCGCATCGAGACTCAGCCACCGGCCTGCGCCGCCGGCAGCGGCGAAGAAGTGCTCATCGCGGCCGGCCCGTTCACGATGGGAAGCGACGATCGCAGCGCGGCCTACGACAACGAGAGGCCCTGCCACATCGTCGACCTGCCGTCGTTCTGGATCGACGCGCACCCGGTGACCAACGAGGTGTTCGCACGCTTCGTCGAAGACGGCGGTTACAGGCGTCGCGAAATGTGGACGACCGAAGGATGGCAGTGGCTGCGTGAATCGGGCGCGAATCATCCCGCCGGATGGAGACGCGAGGGCGACGGGAATTGGAGCGAGCTTGCCTTCGGCCGCAGGGCGCCGCTCGTCGCGGATCGTCCCGTGGTTCACGTCTGCTGGTACGAGGCGGTCGCGTGCGCGCGCTGGCTCGGGAGAAGGCTGCCGAGCGAGGCCGAATGGGAAAAGGCGGCCGCCTGGGACCTCGAGCGCGGCGTCGCGCGACTCTATCCCTGGGGCGACAGCGAACCGTCGCCCCACCGCGCCAACCTCGACCAGCGCACGTTCGCGCCGGCTGCCGTCGGTGCGTATCCGCAAGGTCGCAGTTACTACGGCTGCGGGCAGATGCTCGGCGACGTCTGGGAATGGACGGCAAGCGATTTCCTGCCGTATCCCGGGTTCCGCGCCTTCCCGTACCCCGAATACTCGCAGGTTCATTTCGGCAGCGCGCACAAAGTGCTGCGCGGCGGCTCGTGGGCCACGGCATCGATTGCGATCCGCAACACATTCCGGAACTGGGACCTGCCCCAGCGCCGCCAGATCTTCGCAGGTTTCCGCTGCGCCCATGATTGA
- a CDS encoding ethanolamine ammonia-lyase subunit EutB — MAYATTVGGTRWVFRDLKDLLAKASPDRSGDHLAGIAAASATERFAAQSALADLPLKEFLEYELVPYEEDEVTRLIVDTHDAAAFAPVASLTVGELREWLLGDQVDSQSLTAVAPGLTPEMVAAVSKLMRLQDLAVVSARCEVVTRFRGTIGLRARLATRLQPNHPTDDSRGIAAAIVDGLLLGAGDAVIGVNPAGDGVANYVRIVTLLDDIRTRLGLPGQGCCLGHVTTAIEAIERGAPVDLVFQSIAGSQKANAGFGVTLALLREAQAAALSLRRGTVGDNVMYFETGQGAALSAEAHHGVDQQTMEARAYAVARAFRPLLLNTVVGFIGPEYLYDGKQIQRAGLEDHFCGKLLGVPMGVDVCYTNHAEADQDDMDSLLAMLVLAGVNFVITVPGADDVMLNYQSLSHHDVLAVRALTGRRCAPEFEAWLASMGLADDRGRLLANPDRRALEGALAAIESAP; from the coding sequence GTGGCATACGCGACGACGGTGGGTGGTACGCGCTGGGTCTTTCGCGACCTGAAGGACCTGCTCGCGAAAGCCTCGCCCGATCGCTCCGGCGATCACCTTGCCGGTATTGCCGCCGCGTCGGCGACCGAGCGGTTCGCGGCCCAGTCCGCGCTCGCCGACCTGCCGCTCAAGGAGTTCCTCGAATACGAGCTGGTGCCTTACGAAGAGGACGAGGTCACACGCCTCATCGTGGACACGCACGACGCTGCTGCGTTTGCGCCGGTTGCATCGCTGACCGTCGGTGAGCTTCGCGAGTGGCTGCTCGGCGACCAGGTCGACTCGCAAAGCCTGACCGCGGTTGCGCCTGGACTGACGCCGGAGATGGTTGCCGCGGTTTCCAAGCTGATGCGCCTGCAGGACCTCGCGGTGGTGTCGGCGCGCTGCGAAGTCGTCACGCGTTTCCGCGGCACGATCGGGCTTCGCGCCCGGCTCGCTACGCGTCTTCAGCCGAATCATCCGACCGACGACAGCCGCGGCATCGCTGCGGCAATCGTCGACGGTCTGCTGCTCGGCGCAGGCGACGCGGTGATCGGCGTGAACCCCGCAGGAGACGGTGTCGCCAACTACGTGCGCATCGTCACGCTCCTCGACGACATTCGCACCAGGCTCGGCCTTCCGGGCCAGGGCTGCTGCCTCGGCCACGTGACGACTGCGATCGAAGCGATCGAGCGGGGCGCGCCGGTAGACCTGGTTTTCCAGTCGATTGCCGGCTCGCAGAAGGCCAACGCCGGCTTCGGCGTCACGCTGGCGCTGCTGCGCGAAGCGCAGGCCGCTGCGCTGTCGCTCCGGCGCGGCACCGTCGGGGACAACGTGATGTATTTTGAAACCGGACAGGGCGCGGCGCTTTCGGCCGAAGCCCACCACGGCGTCGACCAGCAGACGATGGAAGCGCGCGCTTACGCAGTGGCTCGTGCGTTCCGCCCCCTGCTGCTGAACACCGTCGTCGGATTCATCGGCCCCGAGTACCTCTACGATGGAAAGCAGATCCAGCGCGCGGGCCTCGAGGATCATTTCTGCGGCAAGCTGCTCGGCGTGCCGATGGGCGTCGACGTCTGCTACACGAACCACGCCGAGGCGGACCAGGACGACATGGATTCGCTGCTCGCAATGCTCGTGCTGGCCGGCGTCAACTTCGTCATCACCGTTCCCGGCGCCGACGACGTCATGCTGAACTACCAGAGCCTGTCCCACCACGACGTGCTCGCGGTGCGCGCGCTCACCGGAAGGCGCTGCGCACCCGAATTCGAGGCATGGCTCGCGAGCATGGGGTTGGCCGACGACCGTGGCAGGCTGCTCGCGAATCCCGACCGTCGCGCGCTCGAGGGCGCGCTGGCGGCAATCGAGAGTGCGCCGTGA
- the eutC gene encoding ethanolamine ammonia-lyase subunit EutC, giving the protein MTRLPSVIPAAISREVLGRHTAARVALGRAGASLPTRAHLAFVGDHARARDAVWTAVDFDALAAALGARSLVTVRLHSRAPDRATYLRRPDLGRLLDDASLSRLASLAEAGGNRIAIVIADGLSAEAVQTNAVAVVEPLVAALEAQGSRVACVALVEQGRVAVGDPVGEALGADLVVVLIGERPGLSAADSLGCYVTWAPRPGTPDSRRNCISNIRCGGLIPADAAARIAWLVGEATKRRLTGVALKQEEVPVSR; this is encoded by the coding sequence GTGACCCGGTTGCCGAGCGTGATTCCCGCGGCGATCTCGCGCGAGGTGCTCGGCCGCCACACCGCGGCGCGCGTGGCACTCGGGCGCGCCGGAGCGAGCCTGCCGACGCGCGCCCACCTTGCATTCGTCGGTGACCACGCGCGCGCACGCGACGCCGTGTGGACCGCCGTCGATTTCGATGCGCTGGCCGCTGCGCTCGGCGCCCGCTCCCTGGTGACCGTGCGCCTGCACAGCCGCGCGCCCGACCGCGCCACCTACCTTCGAAGGCCCGACCTGGGACGGCTTCTCGACGATGCGTCCCTTTCGCGCCTTGCGTCGCTCGCGGAGGCCGGCGGCAACCGCATCGCAATCGTCATCGCCGACGGGCTCTCGGCAGAGGCCGTGCAGACCAACGCCGTGGCCGTCGTCGAACCTCTCGTCGCTGCGCTCGAGGCGCAAGGATCTCGCGTCGCTTGCGTGGCTCTCGTCGAGCAGGGACGCGTCGCGGTGGGCGATCCCGTCGGCGAAGCGCTCGGCGCTGACCTCGTCGTCGTGCTGATCGGCGAGCGACCGGGCCTGTCGGCCGCCGACTCCCTCGGCTGTTACGTGACGTGGGCGCCGCGGCCCGGCACGCCGGATTCGCGGCGCAACTGCATCTCGAACATCCGATGCGGCGGCCTGATTCCTGCCGATGCAGCGGCGCGAATCGCATGGCTCGTCGGCGAGGCGACGAAAAGACGCCTTACCGGCGTCGCGCTGAAGCAGGAAGAAGTCCCCGTTTCTCGTTGA
- a CDS encoding inorganic diphosphatase: MSDLTNLPTCNENGDVHVVVEAPRGSLVKLKFEPLLRTWVFQRALPLGVAYPYDWGFIPSTTAADGDPLDAMVLSDVATWPGVVIETSPIGAVSMVQRDGKGEAEIRNDRIILVPRRDRRYEDVRDISKRMREELEQFFVTAIEMTGKSVKIEGWKSAKAAQRAIRKASGRYERGAGRR; this comes from the coding sequence GTGTCCGACCTGACCAATCTTCCGACCTGCAACGAGAACGGCGACGTCCACGTCGTCGTCGAGGCGCCGCGCGGATCGCTCGTCAAGCTGAAGTTCGAGCCGCTCCTGAGGACATGGGTGTTCCAGCGCGCATTGCCGCTCGGGGTCGCGTATCCGTACGACTGGGGCTTCATCCCGAGCACGACGGCTGCGGACGGAGATCCGCTCGACGCGATGGTGCTGAGCGACGTTGCGACCTGGCCGGGCGTCGTCATCGAAACTTCGCCGATCGGTGCGGTCTCGATGGTCCAGCGCGACGGCAAGGGCGAGGCGGAGATACGCAACGACAGGATCATCCTGGTTCCGCGGCGTGACCGCCGTTACGAGGACGTCCGTGACATTTCGAAACGAATGCGCGAGGAGCTCGAACAGTTCTTCGTCACCGCGATCGAAATGACGGGCAAGAGCGTGAAAATCGAAGGCTGGAAGAGCGCGAAAGCCGCCCAGCGCGCGATCCGCAAGGCGAGCGGCCGCTACGAGCGCGGTGCCGGCCGGCGTTGA
- a CDS encoding gamma-glutamylcyclotransferase — translation MSGSTWIFGYGSLLWKQEFPYDVALPGFIHGWERRFWQGSTDHRGEPGAPGRVVTLVRRIGAVCRGVAFRLRDHERDDVLAHLDHRERGGYRRVRTRLFTAPDSSVQGLIYMADPRNPNYLGPAPLDELAAQIRAARGHSGPNAEYVCRLADSLRRLGAEDPHVFELEAVLGAGQPQQ, via the coding sequence GTGTCCGGATCGACGTGGATCTTCGGCTACGGGTCGCTCCTGTGGAAGCAGGAGTTTCCATACGATGTCGCGCTGCCGGGCTTCATCCATGGCTGGGAACGCCGCTTCTGGCAGGGATCGACGGATCATCGAGGAGAGCCGGGGGCGCCGGGCCGTGTGGTCACGCTGGTGCGTCGCATCGGCGCAGTCTGCCGCGGCGTCGCGTTCCGGCTTCGTGACCATGAGCGCGACGACGTGCTCGCGCACCTCGACCATCGCGAGCGGGGCGGCTACCGCAGGGTCCGCACCCGCCTGTTCACCGCGCCCGACTCGAGCGTGCAGGGGTTGATCTACATGGCCGACCCGCGCAACCCGAACTATCTGGGACCGGCTCCTCTTGACGAGCTTGCGGCGCAGATCCGCGCCGCCAGGGGCCACAGCGGCCCGAACGCCGAATACGTGTGCCGGCTCGCCGATTCGCTGCGCCGTCTCGGCGCCGAGGATCCCCACGTGTTCGAGCTCGAAGCGGTGCTGGGCGCCGGGCAGCCGCAGCAATGA
- a CDS encoding alcohol dehydrogenase catalytic domain-containing protein, which produces MNSRAVVQTGPRALEMRDIEVPDIDADSAILRVEACGICGSDVEQYDGLLPVRMPLVPGHEPLGIIERIGDRAARRWGVDAGDRVAVETLIRCGNCRDCVAGDYQLCRGRGTMFGYAYVPLSHPPGLWGAYADYMYLDPNTLLHKIDRSIPAELAVMFNPLGAGFRWAVEAGEVGPGDTVLILGPGQRGLASVIACRAAGAAKIIVTGLARDGAKMALAREFGADATIDVENEDVRTRVKELTGGRGADVVVEVSANATEPVAESLHYVRPGGRIVLAGVKGFKSVPDFISDLIVVKEIQIRGVLGVTSAAYRSAIRLIESGTVPLAKMHTHDFPLEKAEEAILTLAGRTGGAASIHSCLRPGM; this is translated from the coding sequence GTGAATTCGCGCGCGGTCGTGCAGACCGGGCCACGCGCCCTCGAGATGCGCGACATCGAGGTTCCCGACATCGACGCCGACAGCGCGATCCTTCGCGTGGAAGCGTGCGGGATCTGCGGTAGTGATGTCGAGCAATACGACGGATTGCTGCCGGTGCGCATGCCTCTGGTGCCCGGCCACGAGCCTCTCGGGATCATCGAGCGCATCGGCGACCGCGCGGCCAGGCGCTGGGGAGTCGACGCCGGCGACCGTGTCGCTGTCGAAACATTGATTCGCTGCGGGAACTGCCGCGATTGCGTCGCCGGCGACTACCAGCTCTGCCGCGGCCGCGGCACGATGTTCGGGTACGCCTACGTACCGTTGTCGCATCCTCCGGGCCTGTGGGGCGCGTACGCCGACTACATGTACCTGGATCCGAACACGCTGCTGCACAAGATCGACCGATCGATTCCGGCCGAGCTCGCGGTGATGTTCAATCCTCTCGGCGCCGGCTTTCGCTGGGCCGTCGAGGCCGGGGAAGTGGGGCCCGGCGATACGGTGCTGATCCTCGGGCCGGGACAGCGCGGCCTCGCGAGCGTCATTGCATGCCGCGCGGCTGGCGCCGCAAAGATCATCGTCACCGGTCTTGCGCGCGACGGGGCCAAGATGGCACTCGCGCGCGAGTTTGGCGCCGATGCGACGATCGACGTCGAGAACGAGGACGTGCGCACGCGCGTCAAGGAGCTCACCGGCGGGCGCGGAGCCGATGTCGTCGTCGAGGTCTCGGCGAACGCGACCGAGCCGGTCGCCGAGTCGCTGCACTACGTGCGTCCCGGCGGGCGCATCGTCCTCGCCGGCGTCAAGGGCTTCAAGAGCGTGCCCGACTTCATCAGCGACCTCATCGTCGTAAAAGAGATCCAGATCCGCGGCGTGCTCGGCGTGACCAGCGCCGCGTATCGTTCGGCCATCCGGCTGATCGAATCCGGCACGGTGCCGCTCGCGAAGATGCACACGCACGATTTCCCGCTCGAGAAAGCCGAAGAGGCGATCCTGACGCTGGCTGGGCGCACCGGCGGCGCGGCGAGCATCCACTCGTGCCTGCGGCCGGGGATGTAG
- a CDS encoding PaaI family thioesterase, with product MSSAAPEFPEFNPKIASAMVAASDKIGGLPGYLGVTIDEITPGFLRASMPIREELLTIMGAIHGGVMAGLVDHALGCVLYPLMKPGQWAATTEFKINYLAAVKSGTLVAESRVLSCGRRSAVVRVDVSNGAKLVCVAQGTLLISDPPGSAGSRKD from the coding sequence GTGAGCAGCGCCGCCCCAGAGTTTCCCGAATTCAACCCGAAGATCGCCAGCGCGATGGTCGCCGCCAGCGACAAGATCGGCGGGCTCCCCGGCTATCTCGGCGTCACCATCGACGAGATCACCCCCGGCTTCCTGCGCGCGAGCATGCCGATTCGCGAAGAGCTGCTGACGATCATGGGCGCGATCCACGGCGGCGTGATGGCCGGCCTCGTCGACCATGCGCTCGGTTGCGTGCTCTATCCGTTGATGAAGCCGGGCCAATGGGCAGCGACCACCGAGTTCAAGATCAACTACCTCGCAGCGGTCAAGAGCGGCACGCTCGTTGCGGAATCGCGAGTGCTCTCCTGCGGACGACGCTCGGCCGTGGTGCGCGTCGACGTGAGCAACGGAGCAAAGCTCGTCTGCGTCGCGCAGGGAACACTGCTGATCTCCGATCCACCTGGATCCGCCGGCAGTCGAAAAGACTGA
- a CDS encoding nuclear transport factor 2 family protein — protein MNDIEAFARYAAAFEAAFVSDDWKPVRESFSDDAVYEVAAGPPFGGTWSGRDQIVDHLIESVNSFDRLYDERLLEPLSGPEIRDGAVFVAWAVTYRKKGEPDLRVTGEERAWIRDGKIVRLEDSMPG, from the coding sequence ATGAACGACATCGAAGCTTTCGCCCGCTACGCCGCGGCATTCGAAGCGGCCTTCGTCAGCGATGACTGGAAGCCCGTTCGCGAGTCTTTTTCCGACGACGCCGTCTATGAAGTGGCAGCCGGCCCTCCGTTCGGCGGCACCTGGAGCGGTCGCGACCAGATCGTCGATCACCTCATCGAATCGGTGAACTCCTTCGACCGGCTCTACGACGAGAGACTGCTCGAGCCCCTGTCCGGCCCCGAAATTCGCGACGGCGCCGTCTTCGTCGCGTGGGCAGTGACGTACCGGAAGAAGGGCGAGCCGGACCTGCGAGTGACGGGCGAGGAGAGAGCCTGGATCCGCGACGGCAAGATCGTGAGGCTCGAGGATTCGATGCCGGGCTGA
- a CDS encoding Rrf2 family transcriptional regulator, producing the protein MHITAQEEYGLRCLLRVAMHESGEPMRTQEVAAAEGLSLEYAAKLMRTLKNQGFVESTRGAAGGYHLARPASEISVWQVLEELGGPLYEEKFCDAHTGSQRSCMHSTDCSIRALWRNVNGILKTALSAISLTDLSRNEGMLHAWLARDTSAPRAASLAGAASLSAPEPAR; encoded by the coding sequence ATGCACATCACAGCCCAGGAAGAGTACGGACTTCGCTGCCTCCTGCGGGTGGCCATGCACGAGTCCGGCGAGCCGATGCGAACCCAGGAGGTCGCCGCCGCCGAGGGGCTCAGCCTCGAGTACGCCGCCAAGCTGATGCGGACGCTCAAGAACCAGGGTTTCGTCGAGAGCACCCGCGGCGCCGCCGGCGGCTACCACCTGGCGCGGCCGGCGTCCGAAATCAGCGTCTGGCAGGTGCTCGAAGAGCTCGGCGGTCCTCTTTACGAGGAAAAGTTCTGCGACGCCCACACCGGCTCCCAGCGAAGCTGCATGCATTCGACGGATTGCTCGATCCGCGCACTGTGGCGCAACGTCAACGGCATCCTGAAGACGGCGCTGTCGGCGATCTCGCTGACTGACCTTTCGCGCAACGAAGGAATGCTGCACGCGTGGCTCGCGCGCGACACGTCGGCGCCGCGCGCCGCGTCGCTGGCGGGCGCTGCGTCCCTGTCCGCCCCGGAGCCTGCGCGATGA
- the sufB gene encoding Fe-S cluster assembly protein SufB produces the protein MSGGQDARDFVSERGDYKYGFVTDIESDIVAPGLSEDLIRLLSKKKGEPDFMLDWRLKAYRSWMKMARSEGEPKWPHLKIAPVDYQAISYYAAPKAKPSLQSMDEVDPALRDTFNKLGIPLDEQMLLAGVAVDAVFDSVSVATTFKAKLAEAGVIFCSFSEAVQNHPDLIRKYLGTVVPITDNFYAALNSAVFTDGSFCYIPPGVRCPMELSTYFRINAQNTGQFERTLIVADEGSYVSYLEGCTAPKRDENQLHAAVVELVAHERAQIKYSTVQNWYPGDKEGRGGIYNFVTKRGKCAGAHSKISWTQVETGSAITWKYPSCILQGDHSVGEFYSVAVTNNHQQADTGTKMLHIGKNTRSTIVSKGIAAGHGQQSYRGLVQVAPGADGARNYSQCDSLLIGDRCGCHTFPYIDVRNRTAQVEHEASTSKIGEDQLFYCQQRGLSAEDAVSLIVNGFCKQVFRELPMEFAVEAQKLLGVTLEGAVG, from the coding sequence ATGAGCGGCGGCCAGGACGCAAGAGACTTCGTCTCCGAGCGGGGCGACTACAAGTACGGCTTCGTCACCGACATCGAGAGTGACATCGTCGCGCCCGGCCTCAGCGAGGACCTGATCCGCCTGCTGTCGAAGAAGAAAGGCGAGCCCGACTTCATGCTCGACTGGCGCCTGAAGGCGTACCGGTCGTGGATGAAAATGGCACGCAGCGAGGGCGAGCCGAAGTGGCCCCACCTCAAGATCGCGCCGGTCGACTACCAGGCGATCAGCTACTACGCGGCCCCCAAGGCGAAGCCGTCGCTCCAGAGCATGGACGAGGTCGATCCCGCGCTTCGCGACACCTTCAACAAGCTCGGCATTCCGCTCGACGAGCAGATGCTGCTCGCCGGCGTGGCCGTCGATGCGGTGTTCGACAGCGTCTCGGTTGCGACGACGTTCAAGGCGAAGCTGGCCGAGGCGGGAGTGATCTTCTGCTCCTTCAGCGAGGCCGTGCAGAACCACCCCGACCTCATTCGCAAGTATCTCGGAACGGTGGTGCCGATCACCGACAACTTCTATGCGGCGCTCAACTCGGCCGTCTTCACCGACGGCAGCTTCTGCTACATCCCGCCGGGCGTGCGCTGCCCGATGGAGCTGTCGACGTACTTCCGCATCAACGCGCAGAACACCGGACAGTTCGAAAGGACGCTGATCGTCGCCGACGAGGGTTCGTACGTGAGCTACCTCGAAGGTTGCACGGCGCCCAAGCGCGACGAGAACCAGCTCCACGCTGCGGTCGTCGAGCTGGTTGCGCACGAGCGCGCCCAGATCAAGTACTCGACGGTCCAGAACTGGTATCCGGGCGACAAGGAAGGCCGCGGCGGCATCTACAACTTCGTGACCAAGCGCGGCAAGTGCGCCGGCGCCCATTCGAAGATCTCCTGGACCCAGGTCGAGACCGGATCGGCGATCACGTGGAAGTACCCGAGCTGCATCCTCCAGGGCGACCATTCGGTCGGCGAGTTCTATTCGGTGGCTGTGACCAACAACCACCAGCAGGCCGACACCGGCACCAAGATGCTGCACATCGGCAAGAACACGCGCAGCACCATCGTGTCCAAGGGCATCGCGGCGGGCCACGGCCAGCAGAGCTATCGCGGCCTGGTGCAGGTGGCGCCCGGCGCCGACGGGGCTCGCAATTATTCGCAGTGCGATTCGCTGCTGATCGGCGACCGCTGCGGCTGCCACACGTTCCCGTACATCGACGTGAGAAACCGCACGGCGCAGGTCGAGCACGAAGCCTCGACCTCGAAGATCGGTGAGGACCAGCTCTTCTACTGCCAGCAGCGCGGCCTCTCGGCCGAGGACGCCGTCTCGCTGATCGTCAACGGCTTCTGCAAGCAGGTGTTTCGCGAGCTGCCGATGGAGTTCGCCGTCGAGGCCCAGAAGCTGCTCGGCGTTACCCTCGAAGGGGCGGTCGGATGA
- the sufC gene encoding Fe-S cluster assembly ATPase SufC, which yields MLSIRDLHAEIDGKPILRGLSLEVGAGEVHAIMGPNGSGKSTLAQILAGRDLYRVTAGEVLYQGRDLLAMPADERAREGVFLSFQYPVELPGIANSYFLKAALNAQRRHRGLSEMDAVDFLQAARAKMKIVGLSEELLHRSVNEGFSGGEKKRNEIFQMAMLEPRLAILDETDSGLDVDALRTVADGVNSVRSPERSMLLITHYQRLLDYVKPDFTHVLAGGRIVRSGGPGLALEVEERGYTWIEEQAAPAA from the coding sequence ATGCTTTCCATCCGCGACCTTCACGCCGAGATCGACGGCAAGCCGATCCTGCGCGGGCTCAGCCTCGAGGTGGGCGCCGGCGAAGTGCACGCGATCATGGGGCCGAACGGCTCGGGCAAGAGCACGCTTGCGCAGATCCTGGCCGGCCGCGACCTTTACCGCGTCACCGCGGGCGAGGTGCTCTACCAGGGGCGCGACCTGCTCGCGATGCCGGCCGACGAGAGGGCTCGCGAGGGAGTGTTCCTTTCGTTCCAGTATCCGGTCGAGCTGCCGGGCATCGCGAATTCGTACTTTCTCAAGGCCGCGCTCAACGCGCAGCGCCGCCACCGCGGCCTGTCCGAGATGGACGCCGTCGACTTCCTGCAGGCCGCGCGCGCGAAGATGAAGATCGTAGGGCTGAGCGAAGAGCTGCTGCACCGCTCCGTCAACGAAGGCTTTTCGGGCGGCGAGAAGAAGCGCAACGAAATTTTCCAGATGGCGATGCTCGAGCCGCGCCTGGCGATCCTCGACGAGACCGACTCGGGTCTCGACGTGGACGCGTTGCGCACCGTCGCCGATGGAGTCAACAGCGTGCGCTCGCCCGAGCGATCCATGCTGCTGATCACGCACTACCAGCGCCTGCTCGACTACGTGAAGCCCGACTTCACGCACGTGCTGGCCGGCGGACGGATCGTGCGCTCCGGTGGCCCCGGCCTCGCGCTCGAGGTCGAGGAGCGCGGCTACACGTGGATCGAGGAGCAGGCAGCGCCTGCGGCGTGA